A window of Clostridioides sp. ES-S-0010-02 genomic DNA:
TCTTGATTAGTTTTAGTTCTTTCTCTAAAAAGAGGAGAAAAAAGGTTCACCCTAATTAGAGTGAACCTTTTTTATATCTATATAATTTATACAAAATCTATATCCTGATTAAAACTTCATTATTTTCTAGAGCTATATAAAGCTTTAAAAATCAAAATATAAAGTGGAAAAAATTAATTTCTCCACTCTATCCAATATTACTAGTATAATCTACAGACCCTTAACATTTACTACTACTGCCTTAGGTCTAGTCATAGCCTCAATTGAATACTTAACGCCTTGAGTTCCCATTCCAGATGCCTTTACCCCTAAAAATGGGAAGTGGTCTGGTCCCCTCTCAGTCTTATTATTTATTTGAACAGTACCAACCTCAAGCTTATCAGCTATATAAAAAGCCTTATCAATATCACTTGTAAATACTGATGATTGAAGCCCATACTCTGATTGATTAGCAATCTCAATTGCTTCATTTATATCTTTAATTCTTATAATTGGAAGTACTGGTCCAAAAGGTTCCTCCCAAGCAATTTTCATATCAACACTTACATTATCCAATAATGTTGGATAAAATAAATTATTTTTTCTAACATTACCTGTTATTAATTTAGCCCCTTTATGCAATGCATCATCCACTAATCCTTGAACAAAATCAGTTGATTTGTTATCTATAAGAGGTGTAATAACTACTTCATCCATTGGATTCCCAACTGTTAACTTCTCTACTAACGGTTTTATTTTTTCAACTAGCTTATCAGCCACACTATCTTGAACCAAAATTCTCTTTACTGCCGTACATCTTTGACCTGAATATGAGTAAGCTCCAGCTACTATGTTTTTAGCTGCAAAATCCAAGTCGGCATCTTCTAATACAATAGCAGCATCTTTTCCACCAAGTTCCAATAATAACGGAACCATTTTAGATATTTTAGATATATGTTGACCAACTTCAGTACTACCAGTGAAATTTATAAAGTTGATTCCCTTATGAGTTACAACATAATCTCCTATTTCACTACCTCTACCTGTAATTGTGTTGAGTACACCATCTGGTATACCAGCCTTTCTCATAATTTCTACTAAATGAAGTGCACTAATAGCTCCTTGTGTAGCAGGTTTTAGGACAACTGCATTTCCACCAATAAGTGCTGGTGCAATTTTTGACATTGATAAATTTACAGGATAATTAAATGGAGATATAGCTAAAACAGTACCCAACGGAACTCTTGAAACATAAGACATCTTATTACGTGTTCCACCAGGGAAATTGTCACCACTAATAGCCTCACCTTCCATATTCTTTCCTACATCTGCTGTGTATCTCAAAAAATCTGCTGTTCTTTCAACTTCTGCTCTTGCAGATTTTATATCTTTAGCTATTTCAAGTACCAATATATTAGCTATTTCATCCATATTTTCTAGCAATAAGTCAGCTGCTTTATGAAATATATTAGCCCTCTTGTATACAGGCATATCAGCCCATACCTTTATACTTTCTTTTGTATTTTTAATAGCTTCATCTACTTCATGCTTTGTCATAGATTGTACTTTTCCAACAAGTGAGTTATCTATTGGTGAGTAAATTTCTATTGGTTTTTTTGAATTGGATTCTACCCATTTCCCATTTATTAAATTTTTATATACATTTTCTTCGGTTTTAAGTTCATTAAACATATTTTTATTCCTCTCTCTGATATAACATTATGTATTTAAATTATAGCCATTTATTTGTTATGTAAACATTTCTTTTTCTCATAAACGTTTACCTTTAAAAAAAAATTTGTAATCCTTATTTTTTGTATTTTAAATACCGTTTTAATTAGAAGTAGCTTTTTAATTTAAATATCTATTTTTTAATATGTCTCTGTAGTTTAAGTACTTATTTTAATGTATTTTTATTTTAAATAATTCCTCATCATTTCATGCTTGAGTTTCTTGCAAGATATAATTACACATATCATAATGTCAACCATAATAGAACATATTACACAATTAAAAGAACATTATTTGGTTAATTATTGACCCTAATCTACCTATGTGATATAATTTAAACAGAACACTATTCTGTTTTAAAAAAGAAACATCACGAAAAAAAATAAAAAGCTATCCAAAATCCAATTTTTTAGTAAACACACTTTTTCATAAAATAATGGAGCGTTATATAAAGAACTGTCCAGGCAATGATAAATATTTTACAGTTTGGGATGATTGTATTTCTTGCGGATTATGTGCTAAAGTATGCCCCTGTAAAACAATTAAATATGCCAGTTATCAAATGCACATACATAGAACCAATAACCTATAAGGGCATTCCTTATGGCTATTGGCTCTTTTCATATAATTGCCTCTACTATAATACTACTTGCAGATTGTAGCAAAAAACCGTTGTTTGTTAACAAAGTCATACTTGACAAATTCATAAATGGACAATACTATATATGTATGACTAAAAAAATATTTTAAGTCATACATATACATACTTATGGAAAGGATTGATAAATATGGCTAAAAGCTTTACAGAAGTTGAAAAAAACAATATAAGAGAAAGATTAATTTTAGAATGTGAAAACCACTGGTCTAAATATGGATATAAAAAAACTAATATTGATGAGCTTTGTTCAAAGGCAGGAATTGCAAAAGGCTCTTTCTACACATTTTTTGATTCAAAAGAAAAGTTATTTTTTGAAGTATTAAATGGAATTCAAAATAGACTTATATCATCACTATACGAAATCTTGAATAGTATGCCTACAAAAGAAGGATTTGTAGCATCTTTAAAGATGTTATATCGCTTATATGATAAAAATCCATTTTTATATGCTCCCAGAGATCATGATTCTATTGCTTTTTTAAACAAATTACCTAAAGACATGGTTTCAAAGCTTGAACATAACAATATACAAAGCTTCTATGATTTAATTGAAAAGTATGATTTTAAACTAAAAATAGATAAAGAAAAAGCCTTTGGTGTTTGTAATGCTCTATTATCAAGTCTATTGTTAAAAGAAGATATTGGATATAACTATTTTGAAGTATTCGATTTCATGATAGAGAATCTTGTAGATGATATATTTGAATAATATGATGTGCTAATTTTACTAGATTATATAAGTAAAATAAATGATTATGTAGAATATGTAACTAGTAGAATAGTTAACTATAAAATAAATTAAATAGACAAATTAAGTGAATTACACAGCAAAAATAATAAATTTTGTTTTTCTGCTAAAATTCCTTTAAAATTCTTTTGGGAGAGTCCATATGATTGAACTAATACAAAAACTAAACGATATTATATATAAAATAAATGAAAAATTAAACATACATACAAAACTTGTAGACCCTAGTAGTGAACTTATGCCTTTCTACTCTACTCTATCTATAATGTTTGCTATATTTTTAATAGTGTTAGGAATTAAAATAAAAAGAAAACTTCTAGTAGTAATTGCTGTTATAACAATTATTATAAATGTTTTAATAATCTTAGATAGGTAGGTGTATATATGACAAAATCACTAAATACTTTCAACAAAAACTTCAACTTAATGGTATTAGGTCAAATAATTTCGCTGTTTGGTGCCTCAATACTTAAATTCGCTTTATCCTTGTACATACTTGATATGACAGGAAAAGCAGGAATATTTGCTACGATACTTGCAGTATCTTCAATTCCAATTATAATATGTTCCCCTATTGGTGGAGCTATTGCAGATAAATTTAATAAAAGAAATTTAATGGTTATTTTTGATTTTTCAAGTAGTTTAACTGTTCTAGTCTTAGCATTATTTTTATTTAACAATAAAGGTTCAATACTGATTGTAGGAATTATCATGACTATACTTTCAATAATAAGTACGATGTATCAACCCACTGTTCAGTCGAGTACACCTATCCTAGTTGATAGTAAAAATTTAATGAATGCAAATGGTGTCGTAGCTGGAGTTGCATCTCTTACAAATATCGCTGGACCTGTACTAGGTGGTGTTTTATATGGAATTCTTGGAGTTAATGCTATTGTAATTATCAGTTGTATAAGCTTCTTTTTATCAGCTATTATGGAAATGTTTATTCAGATGCCTTTTGTTAAACAAGAACAGTCTGATAATATCATAAAGTCTATCTTTAATGATATAAAAGATGGTGTTGTCCATATATGTAAAGAAAATCCTACTCTATTAAAAATATTGTTTATAGCAATGGCATTAAACCTCTTTTTAACTTCAATGATAATTGTAGGTATACCATATATAATAAAAATAACAATGGGTGCTAATGATACCTTATATGGTACTGCACAGGGAGCAATATCATTTAGTTCACTAGTAGCTGCTATAAGTATTGGCATGTTCTCTAAACATATAAAAATTAGTAATTTATATATATACCTTTGTGTATGTGCACTAATGTTTATTCCAATGGCATTTTCGGTATATCCATCTATACTACAAACAGGGTTGGTAGCACCATTTTTAATTCTTGTAATATCCTCTATGTTAATATTTTTCATGACAACAATTATTTCAATATTTGCCATAACAATAACTCAATTAGAAACTCCAAATGAACTGTTAGGAAAAGTAATGGCGATACTTTTTGCAGGAACAGCTGCTGCAATGCCTCTTGGTCAGGTCATATATGGTAAACTTTTTGATTTATTATCAGATAGAGTTTACATTATTATCATAGGAGTTGGTATAGTTATATTCTTTATAGCAATTATTTCAAAAATAATATTAAAAGACAAAAGTGCTAAGTACAGCAAATAGAGATTTTATTATATTCTAATTGTATTTTTTACAAATAATATAAGCAGAATATTTATATTCATAGATACATTATGATGTTTGATTTTAGTCTTAATTTTACAAAATATACAAAACTATACGACTGTAGCATAATATATGAATGTGTCATATATACTGATAAAATTTTAATTTTCACTAATTTCTGAATTTAAATGCAAAATTATGCATTAGTGTGTTGACGTATTGGAAATTGATTGATATAATCAATGAAAAATAAGCTTTATAAAAATTCAAAATATTCAGCTAGAGGAGTGATAGTAATGAGTTACATGCCAAATTTAGAGCAAGCATGGGAAATCTTAAAAAAATACAATAAGGAAGAATTTCATATAAGACACGCTCAAATTGTATCTGGTGTTATGAGATATTATGCAAAAGAATACGACCCTGAAAGAGTAGAATTTTGGGAAATCGTTGGACTTTTACATGACTTAGACTTTGAGATGTATCCTGAAGAACATTGTGTTAAGCAAAGAGAATTAATGACTGAACTTGATTTAGATAAATCAATAATTGATTCTACTGTAAGTCATGGATATGGATTGACTGGCTCAGACGTTAAACCAGAGCAATTTATGGAAAAAGTTTTATTTGCTGTAGATGAACTTACTGGATTAATTGGTGCTGCTGCAATAATGCGTCCTTCAAAAAGTGTATCTGATTTAGAATTAAAGTCTGTTAAAAAGAAATTTAAAGATAAATCTTTTGCTGCTGGCTGTTCTAGAGATGTTATAAGAAGTGGTGCAGAAATGCTTGATTGGGAACTTGACAAACTTATACAAACAACTATAGAGGCTATGAGAAGCCTAATTCCAGAAATGGAAATATAGGCTATCATACATATAAAGTAAGTATAATAAAACCAAATTAAATACTAGAACAACTTTATTTATATAGAGTATCTGATTATGTATTTATCAATTTAATAGTTTCACTAATAAGCAGTTACGTTGATACAAATGTTTTGTTGATTTTATCAATATAACATAACTTTAGTTGCAATAGAAGTTACATCTCTAAAGAGTTTTTCTCCTTTCGATGCAACTTCTTTTTTATGTTATTTTGTCTACTGATTCCACCCCTGTTATCTACTTCCAGCCACATTACCTCTAAATCTCAGACTTTATATTTTAAAACTCATTCTATGTACGACTCACTATATGTACAACACACTATATGCATAGCTCACTATATGTATGATTTACTATATAACACACTAATTTAAATAGATTCTTATAGGTAATAATTAAGTCTATTATCTTTATAAAATTATATTATTTACTCATGACACATCAAATTATATATTAATTGCTTTTTTTACATTCCTAAGTGGTATAGCAATCTTAACTACAAATTTTTTATCATCATATTCAATTACAACGTTTCCTCCATATTTATTTACAGAATTTTTTATACTTTTTATTCCTAGACCATGAAGTGCATCTTTTTTATCTGTTACAATTTGTCCGTTCTTTGTGATAATTTCATTTACTTTAGTGTTTTCCACTCTTATAAGATAAAAATTTTGTAAAACATCACCTTTAACACAAATTACTTTACTCCCCTCCTCAATTTTTTTACATGCTTCAATTGCATTATCTAAGATATTTGAAAATATATGACATACATCTATTAATTCAATAGCTTCACAGTGACCAAAATTTATTCCTATTTTAAGTTCTATATTATTTTTATCACAAACTTCTTTCTTCTCACTCAATATAGCATCTAAGATAAAATTACCAGTATTAAATAAAATATCATTACTTTGAATCTCCATCTGTAAGTCATCTAAATATGAAGTAACATCAATACCTTTTTTAACCATAGTTTTTATACATAAGATATGATTTTTCATATCATGACTTAATAATCTAGTTTTTAAATGTTTCTTTTCTATATCCTCATAATATTCATTTTTATTATGTAAAACGTTTTTAATCATATTATTTTCTGCTATTAATGCATTATACTCTTGTAATTTTTTAGCAACTAAAATCAAGATAATACTTGATAGAAGTAACATGATAGAGATTATAAGTAATTGATAATTATGTATTAAACTACCACTAGTTTTAGGATTAAATATGTATTCAAAAATAGCAAAGAAAGACGCTATATTGGCAATTATAGGTATAATTACATATGTTAATGTCTTTTTATTTATTTCTATATTCAATTTTATTTTTAATGTCTTATATAAAAATAAAATTAAAAGCAAAATTGTCTTTCCAGATACAATTGACTCAATTCTATATATATTTTCTGTTAACATTTGGCTCATATCATCTATTGAATTAATCCAAATTGTTAAAGACATGCTCAAAGCATCTATACCCATTAACAACATCCAATACATTAAAGATATTAGTATAGCTTTTGTAAGCCTTACTCTATATGAAATTTTGTAAAATGCAATCATAATCATCACAGATATAATTACTCTTATATTTGGAATTACGTCAAAGAAATAAAATATATTAGCAAAAATAATAATACCTATCATGTAAAGATTTATTCTTTTATTGGAAATTTTTTGTATACTTGTGTAATCTAGTATTTTTTTACAAACAAACCATTCTATGATAAAAGACATAGCAATGAAAATATTCCAAAACAAATTTGACTTTATCATAATATTTTCTCCTAGTGTATTAATAATTTAATTTTTAAAATTTTCCATATAACTTAATTATATACGACTCTACACCTGTAGTAAATACCTTGATAGAATTATCCTAAATAAATTGAATTTTATTTTATTTTTTAATAATATCATTACATATGCTAATATATTTAAGCATTCTTCCTTCTTCCAATTTAATAACAACATCATTTCTCTATAAATAACTATAAAAGTACGTTTTTCATATGATTTAGTATGTAATTCTCTCCTAAAACGATATAAAACTGTAAGAATTATAATAAAATAAATTTTATCACACGAAATACATTGACAGGCGAGGTATATAAAAGTATTATATACTTAAACGGAGGTGATGTTTATGAAAATCGCATCTGATATGATAAGAGGTCATACAGAAACAATTATCTTAAAGCATTTACTTGAAAAAGATAGCTATGGTTATGAGATTAATAAATCTATATTAGAAAAAACACAAGGCTTGTATGAGTTAAAAGAAGCAACTTTATACACAGCCTTTCGTAGACTTGAACAATCTGGTGCAATAACATCTTATTGGGGTGATGAGGCTACTGGTGCTAGAAGAAAATATTATTCTATAACAAGCGAAGGTAGAGAAAAATATAAAAAAAGCCGTGAAGAATGGGATAATACAAAATTGTTAATAGACACATTAATTTAGGAGGTGAAAATATGTTAGATAAAATACATGATTATATTGAACAAAGCTTTACAGAAGTTAAAGAAACAAGAAAGGTCAAAGAACTTAAAGATGAACTATTCGAAAATCTAAAAGAAAAATACAGCGACCAAATACAAAATGGTAAGTCAAAGCAAGAAGCATATAATTCAGTAATATCTGGGATTGGAGATTTATCTGAATTAATTGAAAGTGTTAAAGAACCATATTTTATGTCTTCTGAATTAATTGAAGAAAGAAAAAAAAGAGCTTTGAGAGTATCAATAGCAATTGCTCTTTTTATAATAAGTCCATTTTTAACTGCTGTTTTAATTGTAAACTTGGGTATCCAACCAACTCTGGCTAGTCTTCCAATGTTTATATTAATATCAGTTGGAACAGGTCTATTAGTATACAATGGAATGACAAAGCAAAACTATAGTCCATCTGATGATACTATTGTAGAAGAATTCAAAGAATGGAGAGTAAAAACTAAAAGTACAAATCTTGCTTATAAATCATTTATGAGTGCATATTGGATGATAATAGTTGGCATTTTTTTAATTGTTAATATATGTTTTGATGCTTGGAGCTTTTCATGGATAATATTCATAATAGGTGCTGCGGGAATTCATATAGTCGAAGGTGTACTACAATTAAAAGACGCGGAGGATGATGATAAATATGAATAAAAAATTTTTAAAAATAAAAATTATTGTTTGGAGTATTGTGGCTATAGTATTTTCTATAATATTTATTATTTTCCTTACAAATACTATTACTTCATCTAAATATGATGTCAAAGATTTGATTAAAGGTTCAGTTAAAAATGAAAGTTTTTTATCCTCTAATAAAAATTATGATAAGTATATAACTGTTAAAAGTGAGAGTTTTTCAAATAAAATAAATAATATTGATGTTGACTGGATTTCAGGTGAAGTTAGAGTTTTAAAGAGTGATTCTAATAAAATCAAATTAATTCAAAAAGCTCCTTCTAATTTTTCAAGGAAAAAGATTGCAAAAATAAAGGTTGATGGTAATACCCTTTCTATCATTGATAATTCTGCAAAAAAATTCTTCATTGGAATTGGACTTCCAAAATCAACAGTACTTGAACTATATTTACCTGAAAAATTATATAACAATATAAATGTATCTACTACTTCAGCAGATATATATAGTACTTATCTTAAAAGTAACATGGCGTATATTGAATCAGTTTCAGGTAATATAGAAATGTATGGTAAGATTGACAAAATGACTTTAGAGACAACTAGTAGCAATATCAACATAAAAAAACTTGATAGTAAAAGTGTTACCTGTAATTCAGTATCTGGTAAAATTCAACTTTCTGGTAAAACTGACGATTTGAAGATAAATACAACAAGTGGAGATATAGATTTAGAAAATATGGACAATAAGAATCTTATATGCGAATCAACTTCTGGTAAAGTTAATATAGAGGGTAAATTTTCCAATATCAAATCTGAGA
This region includes:
- a CDS encoding hydrolase → MSYMPNLEQAWEILKKYNKEEFHIRHAQIVSGVMRYYAKEYDPERVEFWEIVGLLHDLDFEMYPEEHCVKQRELMTELDLDKSIIDSTVSHGYGLTGSDVKPEQFMEKVLFAVDELTGLIGAAAIMRPSKSVSDLELKSVKKKFKDKSFAAGCSRDVIRSGAEMLDWELDKLIQTTIEAMRSLIPEMEI
- a CDS encoding NADP-dependent glyceraldehyde-3-phosphate dehydrogenase; translation: MFNELKTEENVYKNLINGKWVESNSKKPIEIYSPIDNSLVGKVQSMTKHEVDEAIKNTKESIKVWADMPVYKRANIFHKAADLLLENMDEIANILVLEIAKDIKSARAEVERTADFLRYTADVGKNMEGEAISGDNFPGGTRNKMSYVSRVPLGTVLAISPFNYPVNLSMSKIAPALIGGNAVVLKPATQGAISALHLVEIMRKAGIPDGVLNTITGRGSEIGDYVVTHKGINFINFTGSTEVGQHISKISKMVPLLLELGGKDAAIVLEDADLDFAAKNIVAGAYSYSGQRCTAVKRILVQDSVADKLVEKIKPLVEKLTVGNPMDEVVITPLIDNKSTDFVQGLVDDALHKGAKLITGNVRKNNLFYPTLLDNVSVDMKIAWEEPFGPVLPIIRIKDINEAIEIANQSEYGLQSSVFTSDIDKAFYIADKLEVGTVQINNKTERGPDHFPFLGVKASGMGTQGVKYSIEAMTRPKAVVVNVKGL
- a CDS encoding TetR/AcrR family transcriptional regulator, producing the protein MAKSFTEVEKNNIRERLILECENHWSKYGYKKTNIDELCSKAGIAKGSFYTFFDSKEKLFFEVLNGIQNRLISSLYEILNSMPTKEGFVASLKMLYRLYDKNPFLYAPRDHDSIAFLNKLPKDMVSKLEHNNIQSFYDLIEKYDFKLKIDKEKAFGVCNALLSSLLLKEDIGYNYFEVFDFMIENLVDDIFE
- a CDS encoding DUF4097 family beta strand repeat protein, which translates into the protein MNKKFLKIKIIVWSIVAIVFSIIFIIFLTNTITSSKYDVKDLIKGSVKNESFLSSNKNYDKYITVKSESFSNKINNIDVDWISGEVRVLKSDSNKIKLIQKAPSNFSRKKIAKIKVDGNTLSIIDNSAKKFFIGIGLPKSTVLELYLPEKLYNNINVSTTSADIYSTYLKSNMAYIESVSGNIEMYGKIDKMTLETTSSNINIKKLDSKSVTCNSVSGKIQLSGKTDDLKINTTSGDIDLENMDNKNLICESTSGKVNIEGKFSNIKSETTSGDIKINSSAMLSSFKCDTTSGDIDLYIPENSGFTLDFSKVSGNLNSSFKLLQDGDSYVYKNGTAKMYVDTTSADLNIIKNN
- a CDS encoding 4Fe-4S binding protein, coding for MERYIKNCPGNDKYFTVWDDCISCGLCAKVCPCKTIKYASYQMHIHRTNNL
- a CDS encoding helix-turn-helix transcriptional regulator; this translates as MKIASDMIRGHTETIILKHLLEKDSYGYEINKSILEKTQGLYELKEATLYTAFRRLEQSGAITSYWGDEATGARRKYYSITSEGREKYKKSREEWDNTKLLIDTLI
- a CDS encoding MFS transporter, which encodes MTKSLNTFNKNFNLMVLGQIISLFGASILKFALSLYILDMTGKAGIFATILAVSSIPIIICSPIGGAIADKFNKRNLMVIFDFSSSLTVLVLALFLFNNKGSILIVGIIMTILSIISTMYQPTVQSSTPILVDSKNLMNANGVVAGVASLTNIAGPVLGGVLYGILGVNAIVIISCISFFLSAIMEMFIQMPFVKQEQSDNIIKSIFNDIKDGVVHICKENPTLLKILFIAMALNLFLTSMIIVGIPYIIKITMGANDTLYGTAQGAISFSSLVAAISIGMFSKHIKISNLYIYLCVCALMFIPMAFSVYPSILQTGLVAPFLILVISSMLIFFMTTIISIFAITITQLETPNELLGKVMAILFAGTAAAMPLGQVIYGKLFDLLSDRVYIIIIGVGIVIFFIAIISKIILKDKSAKYSK
- a CDS encoding GHKL domain-containing protein: MIKSNLFWNIFIAMSFIIEWFVCKKILDYTSIQKISNKRINLYMIGIIIFANIFYFFDVIPNIRVIISVMIMIAFYKISYRVRLTKAILISLMYWMLLMGIDALSMSLTIWINSIDDMSQMLTENIYRIESIVSGKTILLLILFLYKTLKIKLNIEINKKTLTYVIIPIIANIASFFAIFEYIFNPKTSGSLIHNYQLLIISIMLLLSSIILILVAKKLQEYNALIAENNMIKNVLHNKNEYYEDIEKKHLKTRLLSHDMKNHILCIKTMVKKGIDVTSYLDDLQMEIQSNDILFNTGNFILDAILSEKKEVCDKNNIELKIGINFGHCEAIELIDVCHIFSNILDNAIEACKKIEEGSKVICVKGDVLQNFYLIRVENTKVNEIITKNGQIVTDKKDALHGLGIKSIKNSVNKYGGNVVIEYDDKKFVVKIAIPLRNVKKAINI